Below is a genomic region from Ketogulonicigenium vulgare WSH-001.
CTTTTATGGCGAGGGGGCGATGGCGCTGCTGTCGCGCCTGCCGCTGACGGGCGATCTGCGCGACCACACGGCTGATCAGGGTCGCCTTGCCTCCAGCGGGCTATGGGTGGTGCCATTGGGCCCGCTTGATGTGATTGCCTTTGCCGCGACCACGCCCGCCTTTGGCAATGAGACCCGAAACGCCGCCGAGATTGCGCAGGCCGCCGCGCTGATCGAGGGGCGTTTCGTGCTGATCGGCAAGCCAAACCTCGACCCCGCTGCGGGGGCGGGGGATCGCGCGGTGATGGCGAGCCTGCTAGCAGATTCGCGTCTGCAAGACCCTTTGGCGGGCCAGCCGACCGCCCATTGGCCGGACCCCATCGGCGCGCTGCGGGTGGATTACATCCTGCCCGCCGCAGAAATTCTGGTCGCCGGTGCAGGCGTTATCCCCCATGATAACGCCGCCTTTGGTGCCCATTCCCTTGTTTATATTGATATTGCTGACGTGCCCTGAAAGGAGCTTCTCTTGTCTAACCCCAGTTTGCTGATCCTCGCCGGTGACGGTATTGGCCCCGAAGTCATGGCCGAAGTGCGCAAAGTCATCGCTTGGTTCGACGCGCATGGCACTAGCTTTGACGTGACCGAGGATCTGGTCGGCGGTGCCGCCTATGATGTGCATGGCACGCCGCTGGCCGATGAAACGCTGGCAAAGGCGCTTGCCGCCGATGCTGTGCTGCTGGGCGCCGTGGGCGGCCCGAAATATGATGTGCTGGATTTTTCCGTCAAGCCCGAGCGCGGCCTGCTGAAGCTGCGCAAAGAGCTTGATCTTTATGCGAACCTGCGTCCGGCGCAGTGCTTTGACGCGCTGGCGGATTTCTCGTCCCTCAAACGCGAGGTTGTCGCCGGTCTTGATATT
It encodes:
- a CDS encoding endonuclease/exonuclease/phosphatase family protein, whose amino-acid sequence is MRFPLAILGITAMAGSALADTRLASWDVDLTRDGPGLLLRDILRESDDILAVVDAIVAAKADVLLLTSFDYDAGGAALGAFADLLAARGADYPLRIAQATNRGLPSGQDLNGNGRLGEAEDAYGWGRFYGEGAMALLSRLPLTGDLRDHTADQGRLASSGLWVVPLGPLDVIAFAATTPAFGNETRNAAEIAQAAALIEGRFVLIGKPNLDPAAGAGDRAVMASLLADSRLQDPLAGQPTAHWPDPIGALRVDYILPAAEILVAGAGVIPHDNAAFGAHSLVYIDIADVP